TTGTGTGTCTATGACCAGGTGCTGAAGCTGGTGTCCGACCTAAGGAACCACCCTGCAGCTGTGCTGATGTCTGAGGGCCACCCCATGGTGGTCAGCTCTGATGACCCGTCCCTGTTTGGGACCACTGGGCTTTCCTATGACTTCTATGAGGTGTATGTGGGCATCGGTGGCTTGAGGGCTAACCTGGGCACTCTCAAGGAGCTGGCCATCAACTCCATAAGGTGAGGTCAAGAGTTGTTTAGAGAATTTAAATGTAATAGTATTTCATGTACCTTTCATGTATCTTTATGGTATTACCTCTGTTTGCTCTGGATAATAAGTGTTTCATCTCTCATGACTgttaacatagctagctagcgtaTGGGTGATTGGGTTCAGAGATTACCAACTGCTTAATTTGTAGTCATGAAAAGTATGTTTGACAAAGTTGTAGTTATATGTCCTAGTAACCACGACTCTACCATAGATATAGCTCACTGCCATCACAGttgaaggagagagggctggccATGTGGCAGAGGACGTGGGATAAATTCATCTCTGAGAACTCATACAGTAATCCCTGAGCAGTCGAGGACGGGACTTCTTCAAAGCCACAATGTCAACTCAGCTCTATATGATGTCAATGCAGACATATATTCTATGACCCTCTGGTGAAAATCTACAGTGAATCAATAACAAACCACAAATGAGCGGAAAATACAGGAATCATGTTTATTCTTTGTTTGCATTTACATTCCGGACCAAGGAGAACACAGCTCAATAGCATTTCACATTATGTGAGGAATGTCCCCATGAAGCTATGTACAACCAACAGCTCACTAAGATTACACAGTCATCTCACTGCTGACCACTGCTGAccaccagcttttcaaagcatgATGATAATGATGTGTTCATAACAAAGTGGGAAGGTGGTAATTACCAGTTGATAATAACTCCTATAGTCCCGCTGTATTGTCTCTGGTACAGTAGGCCTAACTATCTCAGTATATCAGAAGTCTTTAATCAGATTCTGTATGTTCCAGTGCTGCCCACTACACTCCTGAATGATGAGCTGGTAGTAGGTGTCCTCCCCTGGGGCAATCTCCAGacatctctttgtctgtctgttctggATGGCTTTTCCCTGTAAAATACAACAAACGTTCTACTGTACAGCATCCCACAATAAAAAACACTCTATTGTAAATTACAGTTCTTTTAGCCATGGTTTTGTGCATGTTGCCTTTGAAATTCACTGTGTTTCAATATGCTTATTAGTATACATTTTTCTATTTACAGAGTGTTGTAATACTCACCTGTTGGAAGTCCCAGAGCATGTGGAATCCCTTCTGCTGGGCCACCTTGCACTCATACAGTCCTGGGGTTTGAGTGCCAGTGTCCACCAGACAGCGATTACTGTCGTACTTATGAGACCTAATGCCTCCAATGTAGATCTCCCTACTGGCTCGATAATAACAGTTctggacagagaggatagatatTTAGGCTTTTCTGAGTCTGTGGTATTGACAGTACTTTGCATTGTGGTATGGGTTGAATCCCAAGTCTGCCATGGGATGAACCATATTATACATGTAGTTAAATACAAAATACTAAGCAATGTTTCTACAAACCTGTGGACCATAATAATGGCATCCATATAAAATAGGTGTGTTCCCTGGAAATGGGCCTTGATCTATACAGAGATCCGTCTTCTGGTCATTGACCAGCTGTTGATTTTATGGACAGAGATTAAACAGTTATAAAAGTGCAGATTATAATCCTGGTACCAATAAAAAGTGTGTAGTGTCTTGGTCGCGTAGTTGAATTAATAGTACATAATAGAACTGCAgagtggactgtgtgtgtgtctgtgcgaaGAACAATGATACATGTTTCAGCATCACTCACAGCTCCATAACCAAGCAAGTCACCCAGGGGGTCTAACATGGGATACACGTTATCCAGATACCACTGGAAGGGTTTGCAGTTCAGCCTCTTTCTCAACTTCTTCCTCTCTGAAACATCCCCAATGTCTATGCCGTGATCCTGTGGTGAGAAAGAGGAAGATTTCTAAATCCGAAACACAGGCCATTTGAGCAATCCACCTATTATCCACCTACTTTTTTTACCCTCCAGATATTTACATAGATCATACTTCAATATCCTTATTGTGGCATTGAATAATGTAAACGTTTCACACTAAGTGCTAATTCTGACTGTCTAGTCTTCTTTCAAGCTGCAATAACAGTGGCGATTGTTATTCTatattttggaaccctttttcttaGAGTGTACCTTCAGTGGGATGTTCCAGGCAATGTTGACATTATGTTTGTAGTCATCCATCCagacctcagccactctcagagcATTCCTCTTCATTGTAATGCTCAGGTCGGGGAGATAGGGTTTATGAGCCCTCTCGATGTGGGCTATTTTAGAACAAGGTATGACCTCGACACTTCCACCACATAGCCACACCTCGACACACCAAACACCAAGAGAGAAGGAAGAGTTTATAGATAATTCTGCAAACACAAGTCTGCTTTGATTTCAAACATTTATTTAGAAACTGTAGCAGAGGGGCTTACCCGGATACCCAGTTCAACATTTTCCCCTCCATAGATCTTCATACCACCATCCAGAGCACCAATTTCCCCAAAGAACAGGCGATCAACCACTAGTATGCCCATAATGGAGGGGCTCCTgacaaacatacagtacaaatCATGGTCATTTCCACATTGGGAGAAGTGACATTCATTTAATGAATATATAATGCAAAATAATAATCCAGGTGTAAATATTAGGTATGATTTTCATCCCAATGCTGTGCTTTCCTTATCGTCTATTCAAACAGATTTGTGAAACTGGACTATCATCCTATACTGAAATCACGAACAACTCACTTTCCTGGCTGTGACTCGTCTTTCAAGGCATACCACTCAGGTTTGAAGGGCTCGTACATACACCACAGGGCCCAGTCAAAGGTGTCTGCAGCAGGCCCATAACGTGTGACTGTCAAGTCATCGAATTGGACTTTGTCAAACACCGGTGTCAACACCAACGTGCGGTCCTCCTTTATCCGAGCTAACAGAGGCTCCGCCCTgttcacacaaacacagagtcaAAACAccatgttgggggggggggattcaaaACGTCTCACTGAGATATTTCATTTAGACTACCATTCCACATGGGCCTCTATGTGGGCATCCAAGATGGCCACCACATCTCCTTCAGCTTCCCTCCACCCTGAGAGGCGGGCCTGTGTGAGACCGAGCTGCTCTTTGTGTCTCACTCTCTTCACCAGGCCTGGACGCTCTTCATGGATGAAGCTGATGTAGGCATCCAACTTCTCCTTTAGATCCTCTGTGAAAGCACACACTTGCAAATCAGTGGTACCTAAGGAAAGTTGAAAGCCACACATATGTTCAATCTAAATGTTAACAATTGTAATTTCAAATGTTTATATGCGGAGAGCGTTGACCAATTAGGCAAACCATTGGAGCTGTGGTCATCCACCAGTATAATGTCTTTGAGCAGGCGTTGGGGGGTCTTGTCTATGATGCTGCGGACAGCTCTCTTGATGATTGACAGGGCCTCGTCCAAGTAGATCAACACCACGCTGATGGTGGGCAGGTCATGGGGATACTGGTGCTTAGCACACCTAACAGGCACAACAAACACATTTGGTCCACCTCATATCATTCATTCACTTCACCAAAGCTGCTGCTTCACTCTTAAAGTTAGTCAATTTCAATGTCATTTGTCAAACTGCATTAAAAGTGCTGGAGATGGAATTGACCTCTGATGACCTCGGATGCAACAGACTGTGGTTAGAATTCAGAAGTCTTGAGTCAAACATAATTTGCTGTGTAGAGGTGGTGGAGGAATGAGGAAAATGATTTACTTAGGATCGCGAGTATCAGGGATTTCCCTGTTCAGGGGTAGTCGGTCACTCAGGAAGGCATTGTAACCATACATCTGAAACAGCCCCTCTGCCTCTTTCTGCTCCTCCTCTGAGAGCTCATCACCCCAGCTTGTAAACAGAGCTGAGTTGGGGTACAACTTCTTCACCACCTTCCTCTCCTTCTTGACCTCGGGAGCCTTCACAGCCTGCCCCTCTTTCGGACTGATCCCGTTGTCGATTGACTTCACTGTGGACACACATGACAGCTGCTCATCAAACTAAAATTAATTGGTTATTACTGAATAATTCCGATTGTTTAAGGCTGCCAAATCAATGAAATTCAGGTGACTAGTTGAGCCACATGAGTCACTCCTTTTGATACTGTACAAACAAAGCATGAACTTATTTGCACTGTTTGCATTAGCTTTTTAAAAGTTGATGAATAAGGCTTGATCTGCCTCGGAGGATTACCTTGACATAActgtaaaagtaaaagtaaacatTGCGGAAAACTTTGGCACACAGACGTTGATAGAAAAATGTAACAAGTTTTGTGCAACAATCAACAGTATACAGGATTAAAGAACAATCTAAAATGGTAATTTTATTTAATTCTTTATTAGTTTATTTAAACTCTTTATTTAATTGGGAACAGATTCCCTTCTACAATCATCACTGTGAAGTGTGAGATAACTTTTTCTGGGATCAACTCTACATGTTGGTTTAGTCTAGATTCTAATATGTTCTCAAATCCTTCCCTCTAAATCTGCCCTACTATCTAGAACAGTGGCAGACTGCAGTCCAGGTACAGTACGTGGACAGAGCTACTGCCAATTCCCTTCCAGGTAAGTCACAGTTAAATTAAGGATATTGAGACTCACCCAGCTTCTCGATGTGAGCCTCCATCTTCTCCAGCCTCTTGAGAATGTCCTGGCCTCTGGCCGATTCATTCTGATGGGCCCCCTTCAGTCTCTCCTCATGAGAATGAACCTCCCACTTAATGGATGTGATGTAGAGTATTCCAGCAGCCATGGCCAACAACGGGGCCAGCCCTCGAACCCAGCCTAGCCTCATCGTCCCTCAGCGTGTGAGTGCTCAGCCTGGGGATACAGACAGGATagccttcctctctcactctctcactgagATCCAGGCTCCCCtgaaaggagggaggggtgatgTAAGACATTTCCAAGTGAACAAAAGAGAAGAGCAGTTGCAGATAGTcaatcaaaaatgtattttgtttaatACAAGTTGCAACAAGGAGAAACCTCCAGGATAGAAGCAGAGAAAATGTCTAACTGGCCTTCTCTGAGAACACCCTTATATCCTAATCAGCGTAcaaatgttctgtaaacaccagcccGACAGGCTTGTAGGAAGTCAAAACAGAAGGCAGTGACTTTGTCAGCAGCTACAGAATCACATTGTTTCacacaatataataataatcagtgTATCCTCTGTCCTTGTACCTCCAGTCTGGCGTCAACCTTATCAGCAGTTATGAGTTTAATCCATAACATACAGCCTCTAGTCTCGTGACCATCAACCCAAGTgttacaaacagaacactggaaATTACATGTATAACACAAACTCCAAATATACTAACATTTTTGTTGAGCCCTCTAATTTAAATATGAACTTTTGTCATCTTAAATATTCCCATTACAGGTGAGGTGCACCATACCTGGCTGGCACTCAGTGGGTGTGAGTTTCTCGTCACTCTCCTCCCCTAGACCAGTGGACCTCTCCTTGCTGTCAATCACTCACTGTCCCTGGTCCTGGAGTTTTGGTCAATATGATAATTGGCAAAATGATGTGTAAATGTGTAAAACACAGGGCTTTTCAGAAGAAACATGCACTGAAGCAAACAGTCCCTTATATTTGTCTTAGGTCCATGAACGTGTTCCTAACTTTATAGCCTTTAGTCCTGAAAAATATATCAACAATGATAAACTAGGTTATAATGAGATACATCAAACATACATACTTGCGCAGACCAGGTGGGCACTGAAGCGGATGTAAGAGAAGGGAAACGAGGCCTGGAAGTTTGCGTCATCTCAAACTAGGTAAATGCCACGTTGTCTGTCAGCACCTGTAATAATATAACTAATTCCCATTGATTCAATAAAACATCAGCACTGTTGGGTATTTCAGTTTGGGGACAATAAAGTTCCTCTTAACTTAACTAAAACTCTACAGACACAGtcgctacccactgggcacacactggttgaatcgtAATTTGCCAACGTATGATGACGTGGAATCAACGTGCAAAATACttttgatttgaaaaaagtattcAACCAGTGCGgttttcatctcatttcaaccagCGTTGTAAACATTGAAATTAGGGTAAGACTTCAACCTAAATACATTGACTTAACCTGACTATCAGGTTGTTACATCAATCTAATTTCAACATAATCATCAGAGCTATGT
This Oncorhynchus clarkii lewisi isolate Uvic-CL-2024 chromosome 21, UVic_Ocla_1.0, whole genome shotgun sequence DNA region includes the following protein-coding sequences:
- the LOC139378563 gene encoding probable polypeptide N-acetylgalactosaminyltransferase 8; the protein is MRLGWVRGLAPLLAMAAGILYITSIKWEVHSHEERLKGAHQNESARGQDILKRLEKMEAHIEKLVKSIDNGISPKEGQAVKAPEVKKERKVVKKLYPNSALFTSWGDELSEEEQKEAEGLFQMYGYNAFLSDRLPLNREIPDTRDPKCAKHQYPHDLPTISVVLIYLDEALSIIKRAVRSIIDKTPQRLLKDIILVDDHSSNEDLKEKLDAYISFIHEERPGLVKRVRHKEQLGLTQARLSGWREAEGDVVAILDAHIEAHVEWAEPLLARIKEDRTLVLTPVFDKVQFDDLTVTRYGPAADTFDWALWCMYEPFKPEWYALKDESQPGKSPSIMGILVVDRLFFGEIGALDGGMKIYGGENVELGIRVWLCGGSVEVIPCSKIAHIERAHKPYLPDLSITMKRNALRVAEVWMDDYKHNVNIAWNIPLKDHGIDIGDVSERKKLRKRLNCKPFQWYLDNVYPMLDPLGDLLGYGALVNDQKTDLCIDQGPFPGNTPILYGCHYYGPQNCYYRASREIYIGGIRSHKYDSNRCLVDTGTQTPGLYECKVAQQKGFHMLWDFQQGKAIQNRQTKRCLEIAPGEDTYYQLIIQECSGQHWNIQNLIKDF